In the Kitasatospora terrestris genome, one interval contains:
- a CDS encoding ABC transporter permease, with protein sequence MIRYLAKRLGYYAVLLVAAVFLAYALSSAALGPRTYFEAKQPRPSAASVDRQLTALNINDRTPVVERFATWSGGLLLRGDLGRTIHDTSVNEEFGRRIWVSLRLLLLGSLLGMVLGVAAGAFGAVRQYRFSDRALTVLSFVLLSMPVFLVALFLKNGAIAAKDAAGHEVVPFVGYETPGLTGGAGAHLADWGLHLLLPTLALALGGLATYSRYQRSTMLDVLGSDYLRTAEAKGLTRGRALLRHGLRTAIIPMSTMFAYSFLAILTGAAFTETIFAWHGMGEWFIQAINEQDVNSVVAVNLFAAVAVLAAGFLADALHAALDPRVRY encoded by the coding sequence GTGATTCGCTATCTCGCCAAACGCCTCGGCTACTACGCCGTCCTCCTGGTGGCCGCCGTCTTCCTGGCGTACGCGCTCTCCTCGGCCGCCCTCGGCCCGCGCACCTACTTCGAGGCGAAGCAGCCCAGGCCGTCCGCCGCCTCGGTGGACCGGCAGTTGACCGCGCTCAACATCAACGACCGCACCCCGGTGGTGGAGCGCTTCGCCACCTGGTCCGGGGGCCTGCTGCTCCGCGGCGACCTGGGACGGACCATCCACGACACCTCCGTCAACGAGGAGTTCGGCCGCCGGATCTGGGTCTCGCTGCGGCTGCTGCTGCTCGGCAGCCTGCTCGGCATGGTCCTCGGCGTCGCCGCGGGGGCCTTCGGCGCGGTCCGCCAGTACCGCTTCTCCGACCGGGCGCTGACCGTGCTCTCCTTCGTCCTGCTGTCCATGCCGGTCTTCCTGGTCGCCCTCTTCCTGAAGAACGGCGCGATCGCCGCCAAGGACGCCGCCGGGCACGAGGTGGTCCCCTTCGTCGGGTACGAGACCCCGGGGCTGACCGGCGGCGCCGGCGCCCACCTGGCCGACTGGGGGCTGCACCTGCTGCTGCCCACCCTCGCGCTGGCGCTTGGCGGGCTGGCCACCTACAGCCGCTACCAGCGCTCCACCATGCTCGACGTGCTCGGCTCCGACTACCTGCGCACCGCCGAGGCCAAGGGGCTGACCCGGGGCCGGGCGCTGCTCCGGCACGGGCTGCGCACCGCGATCATCCCGATGTCGACCATGTTCGCCTACAGCTTCCTGGCGATCCTCACCGGCGCGGCTTTCACCGAGACCATCTTCGCCTGGCACGGCATGGGCGAGTGGTTCATCCAGGCGATCAACGAGCAGGACGTCAACTCGGTGGTCGCGGTCAACCTGTTCGCCGCCGTGGCGGTGCTGGCGGCCGGCTTCCTGGCCGACGCCCTGCACGCCGCCCTGGACCCGAGGGTCAGGTACTGA
- a CDS encoding ABC transporter permease, whose translation MTAVLPTAPAGPRPAVPTGRLRLVLARLRAARGVLVGGAIVLLLFALAFLGPYLTPYDYAAPDYAAIRQPPSAAHWFGTNGIGQDVFAQTLRGLQKSLVIGLLVALLSTGLAGLVGACAGYFGGWTDRVLVFLVDLLLIFPSFLIIAIVSPKLRGAGWLAFVLLLALFNWMVTARVVRSMTLSLRDREFVRAARYMGVAPLRIVLRHILPNVSSFLIIDATLAVGGAVMSETALSYFGFGVRPPDVSLGTLLAAGTDQAPVFPWLFYFAAGLLVLFVLAVNLIGDGLRDALDPTSDRSGT comes from the coding sequence ATGACCGCCGTCCTCCCCACCGCCCCCGCCGGACCGCGCCCCGCCGTCCCGACCGGCCGGCTGCGCCTGGTGCTGGCCCGGCTGCGGGCCGCGCGCGGCGTGCTGGTCGGCGGCGCGATCGTGCTGCTGCTGTTCGCCCTGGCCTTCCTCGGCCCGTACCTGACGCCGTACGACTACGCCGCGCCCGACTACGCGGCCATCCGGCAGCCGCCGTCCGCCGCGCACTGGTTCGGCACCAACGGGATCGGCCAGGACGTCTTCGCGCAGACCCTGCGCGGGCTGCAGAAGTCGCTGGTGATCGGCCTGCTGGTGGCCCTGCTGTCGACCGGGCTGGCCGGCCTGGTCGGCGCCTGCGCGGGCTACTTCGGCGGCTGGACCGACCGGGTGCTGGTCTTCCTGGTCGACCTGCTGCTGATCTTCCCCAGCTTCCTGATCATCGCGATCGTCTCGCCGAAGCTGCGCGGCGCTGGCTGGCTGGCCTTCGTGCTGCTGCTGGCGCTGTTCAACTGGATGGTCACCGCCCGGGTGGTCCGCTCCATGACGCTCTCCCTGCGGGACCGCGAATTCGTCCGCGCCGCCCGCTACATGGGCGTCGCGCCGCTGCGGATCGTGCTGCGGCACATCCTGCCCAACGTCTCCTCCTTCCTGATCATCGACGCCACCCTGGCGGTCGGCGGCGCGGTGATGAGCGAGACCGCTCTCTCCTACTTCGGCTTCGGCGTCCGCCCGCCGGACGTCTCGCTCGGCACCCTGCTGGCCGCCGGCACCGACCAGGCACCGGTCTTCCCCTGGCTGTTCTACTTCGCAGCCGGGCTGCTGGTGCTCTTCGTCCTCGCGGTCAACCTGATCGGCGACGGACTGCGCGACGCCCTCGACCCGACCTCCGACCGGAGCGGCACGTGA
- a CDS encoding ABC transporter ATP-binding protein yields MTTPLLDISGLAVDFGSAPAVRGVDLTLRRGETLGIVGESGSGKSVTALAVLGLLPKAARVRGSVRLEGRELVGLPGRELAKVRGRRVAMVFQDPLSAFTPVYRIGEQITEALRIHRKLDRTTARRRAAELLDLVGIPAPDKALDAFPHEFSGGMRQRAMIAMAIANDPDILLADEPTTALDVTIQAQVLDVLRTAQRETGAALVLVSHDLGVIAGTADRVAVMYAGRVVETAPVDELFARPRHPYTLGLIGAVPRLDGRGGPLVPIPGSPPAPGTVTGCPFAPRCPLVEDRCRTAEPPLAGADGHLAACVRSEELAARGPRPEEVYPVPPVPAAEPPGEEILRVDGLVKTFPVLKGAVFKRRVGTVHAVDGVDLAVRRGETLGLVGESGSGKSTTLYELLGLRRPEGGRIELLGRDVAGLDRAGVRELRRAVQIVFQDPMASLDPRMPVGDIVAEPLRAHGAERAEIDRRVPELLRQVGLEADHAGRYPHQFSGGQRQRISIARALAVRPRLLVLDEPVSALDVSIQAGVLNLLQRLKAELGLAYLFVSHDLSVVRHLADRVSVMYLGRTVEAGAVAEVFERPRHPYTRALLSAVPLPDPAAERGRSRILLPGDPPSPRERIEGCRFRARCPVYAALGDPADRARCERESPTAGPTGPGVDHVAACHHPQRG; encoded by the coding sequence GTGACCACCCCCCTCCTCGACATCAGCGGCCTGGCCGTCGACTTCGGCAGCGCCCCGGCCGTCCGCGGCGTCGACCTGACGCTGCGCCGCGGCGAGACCCTCGGCATCGTCGGCGAGTCCGGCTCCGGCAAGTCGGTCACCGCGCTCGCCGTGCTCGGCCTGCTGCCGAAGGCCGCCCGGGTGCGCGGCTCGGTCCGGCTGGAGGGCCGCGAGCTGGTCGGCCTGCCCGGCCGCGAACTGGCGAAGGTGCGCGGCCGCAGGGTCGCCATGGTCTTCCAGGACCCGCTCTCCGCCTTCACCCCGGTCTACCGGATCGGCGAGCAGATCACCGAGGCGCTGCGGATCCACCGGAAGCTGGACCGCACCACCGCCCGCCGGCGCGCCGCCGAACTGCTCGACCTGGTCGGCATCCCCGCCCCGGACAAGGCCCTGGACGCCTTCCCGCACGAGTTCTCCGGCGGCATGCGCCAGCGCGCGATGATCGCCATGGCGATCGCCAACGACCCCGACATCCTGCTCGCCGACGAGCCCACCACCGCCCTGGACGTCACCATCCAGGCCCAGGTGCTGGACGTGCTGCGCACCGCGCAGCGGGAGACCGGCGCCGCGCTGGTGCTGGTCAGCCACGACCTCGGGGTGATCGCCGGGACGGCCGACCGGGTCGCCGTGATGTACGCGGGCCGGGTGGTGGAGACCGCGCCGGTGGACGAGCTCTTCGCCCGGCCCCGGCACCCGTACACCCTCGGGCTGATCGGGGCGGTGCCCCGGCTGGACGGGCGGGGCGGGCCGCTGGTGCCGATCCCCGGCAGCCCGCCCGCGCCGGGCACGGTCACCGGCTGCCCGTTCGCACCGCGCTGCCCGCTGGTGGAGGACCGCTGCCGCACCGCCGAGCCGCCGCTGGCCGGGGCGGACGGTCACCTGGCGGCCTGCGTCCGCTCCGAGGAGCTGGCCGCGCGCGGGCCCCGGCCCGAGGAGGTCTACCCGGTGCCGCCGGTGCCCGCCGCCGAACCGCCCGGCGAGGAGATCCTGCGGGTGGACGGCCTGGTGAAGACCTTCCCGGTGCTCAAGGGCGCCGTCTTCAAGCGGCGGGTCGGCACCGTGCACGCGGTGGACGGCGTCGACCTGGCGGTGCGCCGCGGGGAGACCCTCGGGCTGGTCGGCGAGTCCGGCTCCGGCAAGTCCACCACCCTGTACGAGCTGCTGGGCCTGCGGCGGCCCGAGGGCGGTCGGATCGAGCTGCTCGGCCGCGACGTCGCGGGCCTCGACCGGGCCGGCGTCCGGGAGCTGCGGCGGGCCGTGCAGATCGTCTTCCAGGACCCGATGGCCTCGCTGGACCCGCGGATGCCGGTCGGCGACATCGTCGCCGAGCCGCTGCGGGCGCACGGCGCCGAGCGGGCGGAGATCGACCGCCGGGTGCCCGAACTGCTGCGCCAGGTCGGCCTGGAGGCGGACCACGCCGGGCGCTACCCGCACCAGTTCTCCGGCGGCCAGCGGCAGCGGATCTCGATCGCCCGGGCGCTGGCGGTGCGGCCGCGGCTGCTGGTGCTGGACGAGCCGGTGTCGGCCCTGGACGTGTCGATCCAGGCGGGGGTGCTCAACCTGCTCCAGCGGCTGAAGGCCGAACTGGGGCTGGCGTACCTGTTCGTCTCGCACGACCTGTCGGTGGTGCGCCACCTGGCCGACCGGGTCAGCGTGATGTACCTGGGCCGCACGGTCGAGGCGGGCGCGGTGGCCGAGGTCTTCGAGCGGCCCCGGCACCCGTACACCCGGGCGCTGCTGTCGGCCGTGCCGCTGCCCGACCCGGCGGCGGAGCGGGGCCGGAGCCGGATCCTGCTGCCCGGCGACCCGCCGTCGCCGCGCGAGCGGATCGAGGGCTGCCGGTTCCGGGCCCGCTGCCCGGTCTACGCGGCGCTGGGCGATCCGGCGGACCGGGCGCGCTGCGAGCGGGAGTCCCCGACGGCCGGGCCGACCGGTCCCGGGGTGGACCACGTCGCCGCCTGCCACCACCCGCAGCGGGGGTGA
- a CDS encoding transglycosylase domain-containing protein: MPRSTKKRPKRTGWRRLVPTWRTTLAGLVASMVLGVGLFALGVALVQVPDAHAAATAQSNTWLYQDGSVLARTGQTNRTIVGLDKVSADAQHAALAAEDRDFYGEGAVNLKGMARAALKTAKGEGTQGGSTITQQYVKNAYLNQKQTLGRKVKEVFIAMKVDATESKDEILAGYLNTSYYGRGAYGIQAAAQAYFGVDADKLDPAQGAYLATLLNAPSAYDVSTASAAGKERAVARWNYVLDGMVQKGWMSAADRADTAFPEVRAPKSALGLSGQAGYLVQAATDYLTSNGIVSEAQLAQGGYTVTLTVDAERQQALQDSVQAQLTDSLDPAKRKADAAAQAGAVSVDPKTGQVVALYGGADATKHWIDNATRTDYPAGSTFKALTLAAALDSGARTQSGERITADTVYDGTNRRPVKGAKGVPYAPPNEGERSYGQISLQQATDWSVNSAFVQLAQDTGLEKVRQTAVALGLPESTPNLKALPSIPLGTSTPSALQLAGAYATIDNDGKQITPWLVKGLQQGGEQVALPEHKATQAISQDAARATTSILRGVIDDQGGTGYRAAALNRPAAGKTGTTDDSKSVWFAGYTPDLVTVVGLFGQDPTTGNQVSLDGVGGQGSAAGGRFPAQIWTAYMKSALAGQPVRDFAEAAHRPAASTPSATPGDSPSATPESTPTAPATPSAQGPDATPSGTATTPGRRPSRTPSSPGTQSATATPSSGASATRKPTQTPSPDGEGAVDGTTRVEQDQTAR, from the coding sequence GTGCCCCGAAGTACGAAGAAACGGCCGAAGCGCACCGGCTGGCGCCGCCTGGTGCCGACCTGGAGGACGACGCTGGCCGGCCTGGTCGCGTCGATGGTCCTCGGTGTGGGCCTGTTCGCGCTGGGGGTGGCCCTGGTGCAGGTCCCGGACGCGCACGCCGCCGCGACCGCGCAGTCCAACACCTGGCTCTACCAGGACGGTTCGGTGCTCGCCCGGACCGGCCAGACCAACCGCACCATCGTCGGCCTGGACAAGGTCTCCGCGGACGCCCAGCACGCCGCGCTCGCCGCCGAGGACCGCGACTTCTACGGCGAGGGCGCGGTCAACCTCAAGGGCATGGCCCGGGCCGCGCTCAAGACCGCGAAGGGCGAGGGCACCCAGGGCGGGTCGACCATCACCCAGCAGTACGTGAAGAACGCCTACCTCAACCAGAAGCAGACCCTGGGCCGCAAGGTCAAGGAGGTCTTCATCGCGATGAAGGTGGACGCGACCGAGTCCAAGGACGAGATCCTGGCCGGCTACCTCAACACCTCGTACTACGGCCGCGGCGCGTACGGCATCCAGGCCGCCGCACAGGCCTACTTCGGCGTGGACGCCGACAAGCTGGACCCGGCGCAGGGCGCCTACCTCGCCACCCTGCTGAACGCCCCCAGCGCGTACGACGTCTCCACCGCCTCCGCCGCCGGCAAGGAGCGCGCGGTGGCCCGCTGGAACTACGTGCTGGACGGCATGGTGCAGAAGGGCTGGATGTCCGCCGCCGACCGCGCGGACACCGCCTTCCCGGAGGTGCGGGCGCCGAAGAGCGCGCTGGGCCTGTCCGGCCAGGCCGGCTACCTGGTGCAGGCCGCCACCGACTACCTCACCTCGAACGGCATCGTCAGCGAGGCGCAGCTCGCCCAGGGCGGCTACACCGTCACCCTCACCGTCGACGCCGAGCGCCAGCAGGCGCTGCAGGACTCCGTGCAGGCCCAGCTCACCGACAGCCTCGACCCCGCCAAGCGCAAGGCGGACGCCGCCGCCCAGGCCGGCGCCGTCTCGGTCGACCCGAAGACCGGCCAGGTGGTCGCGCTGTACGGCGGCGCCGACGCCACCAAGCACTGGATCGACAACGCCACCCGCACCGACTACCCGGCGGGCTCCACCTTCAAGGCGCTCACCCTGGCCGCCGCCCTCGACAGCGGCGCCCGCACCCAGTCCGGCGAGCGGATCACCGCCGACACCGTCTACGACGGCACCAACCGCCGTCCGGTGAAGGGCGCCAAGGGCGTGCCGTACGCGCCGCCGAACGAAGGCGAGCGCAGCTACGGGCAGATCAGCCTGCAGCAGGCCACCGACTGGTCGGTCAACTCGGCGTTCGTGCAGCTCGCCCAGGACACCGGGCTGGAGAAGGTCCGGCAGACCGCGGTGGCGCTCGGCCTGCCCGAGTCCACCCCGAACCTGAAGGCGCTGCCCTCGATCCCGCTGGGCACCTCCACGCCGAGCGCGCTGCAGCTGGCCGGGGCGTACGCCACCATCGACAACGACGGCAAGCAGATCACCCCGTGGCTGGTGAAGGGCCTGCAGCAGGGCGGCGAGCAGGTCGCGCTGCCCGAGCACAAGGCCACCCAGGCGATCTCCCAGGACGCCGCCCGGGCCACCACCTCGATCCTGCGCGGCGTGATCGACGACCAGGGCGGCACCGGCTACCGAGCCGCGGCGCTGAACCGCCCGGCGGCCGGCAAGACCGGCACCACCGACGACTCCAAGTCGGTCTGGTTCGCCGGCTACACCCCGGACCTGGTCACCGTGGTCGGCCTGTTCGGCCAGGACCCGACCACCGGCAACCAGGTCTCCCTGGACGGCGTCGGCGGCCAGGGCAGCGCGGCCGGCGGCCGCTTCCCGGCGCAGATCTGGACGGCGTACATGAAGTCCGCGCTCGCCGGGCAGCCGGTCCGCGACTTCGCCGAGGCCGCCCACCGCCCGGCCGCCTCCACCCCGTCGGCGACGCCCGGCGATTCGCCGTCCGCGACCCCGGAGTCCACGCCCACCGCCCCGGCCACCCCGTCCGCGCAGGGCCCGGACGCCACGCCGAGCGGCACCGCGACCACCCCGGGCCGCCGGCCCAGCCGCACCCCCAGCAGCCCGGGCACCCAGAGCGCCACCGCCACGCCGAGCAGCGGTGCCTCGGCGACCAGGAAGCCCACCCAGACCCCGTCGCCCGACGGGGAGGGCGCCGTGGACGGCACCACCCGGGTCGAGCAGGACCAAACTGCGAGATAG
- a CDS encoding EamA family transporter, whose translation MVSAFAFGGSGTAAKPLIEAGLSPLHTVWLRVAGAAAVLLPLAWKHRAAVRQRPGVLIGFGLLAVAGVQACYFASISRIPVGVALLIEYLGPPLLLGYVKFVQRKPVGRGATIGAAVAVAGLACVVEVWNGLRFDALGVLFGLGAACCQVGYFVLADAGRRGDRPVDPMAVSAYGLLIGALVLTVATRPWEADWSVLTGTVTMNGHALPAALPAAWMVLIATVLAYLTGVIAVQHLSPPVAGVVANLEAVVATVLAWILLGEHLGTPQILGGTLVLAGAFAAQRGK comes from the coding sequence CTGGTCTCCGCCTTCGCCTTCGGCGGATCGGGCACCGCCGCGAAACCCCTGATCGAAGCCGGGCTCTCCCCGCTCCACACCGTCTGGCTGCGGGTCGCCGGCGCCGCCGCCGTCCTGCTGCCGCTCGCCTGGAAGCACCGCGCCGCCGTGCGGCAGCGGCCCGGCGTCCTGATCGGCTTCGGCCTGCTCGCCGTGGCCGGCGTCCAGGCCTGCTACTTCGCCTCCATCTCCCGGATCCCCGTCGGCGTCGCCCTGCTGATCGAGTACCTCGGGCCGCCGCTCCTGCTCGGCTACGTGAAGTTCGTGCAGCGCAAGCCCGTCGGACGCGGCGCCACCATCGGCGCGGCCGTCGCCGTCGCCGGGCTCGCCTGCGTGGTCGAGGTCTGGAACGGGCTGCGGTTCGACGCGCTCGGCGTGCTCTTCGGGCTCGGCGCCGCCTGCTGCCAGGTCGGCTACTTCGTCCTCGCCGACGCCGGCCGACGCGGCGACAGGCCCGTCGACCCGATGGCCGTCAGCGCGTACGGCCTGCTGATCGGCGCACTCGTCCTCACCGTCGCCACCCGGCCGTGGGAGGCCGACTGGTCGGTGCTCACCGGCACGGTGACCATGAACGGGCACGCGCTGCCCGCCGCGCTCCCGGCCGCCTGGATGGTGCTGATCGCCACCGTCCTCGCCTACCTGACCGGCGTCATCGCCGTCCAGCACCTCTCCCCGCCGGTCGCCGGCGTGGTCGCCAACCTGGAAGCGGTGGTCGCCACCGTCCTCGCCTGGATCCTCCTCGGCGAGCACCTGGGCACCCCCCAGATCCTCGGCGGCACCCTCGTCCTCGCCGGCGCCTTCGCCGCCCAGCGGGGGAAGTAG
- the lepB gene encoding signal peptidase I encodes MAKRKPWWIELPVMAAVGLAIALLIKTCLFQVFSIPSGSMENTLKVGDRVAVDKLSPLFGWEPEAGDKIVFRDPGGWLPPEPERGAFAKGLSFVGLLPPAGDEYLVKRVIATGGHTVACAGTTLTVDGHAVAEPYLHPGDDSCAGLDFGPVTVPAGYVWVEGDHRSDSADSRYHRDGAAGGAVPVADVVGPVRAVVWPLF; translated from the coding sequence ATGGCCAAACGGAAGCCCTGGTGGATCGAGCTCCCGGTGATGGCGGCCGTCGGTCTCGCGATCGCCCTGCTGATCAAGACCTGCCTGTTCCAGGTGTTCTCCATCCCGTCCGGCTCGATGGAGAACACCCTGAAGGTCGGCGACCGGGTCGCCGTCGACAAGCTCTCCCCGCTGTTCGGCTGGGAGCCCGAGGCCGGGGACAAGATCGTCTTCCGCGACCCGGGCGGCTGGCTGCCGCCCGAGCCCGAGCGCGGCGCGTTCGCGAAGGGGCTCAGCTTCGTCGGGCTGCTGCCGCCCGCCGGTGACGAGTACCTGGTCAAGCGCGTGATAGCGACCGGCGGACACACGGTCGCCTGCGCCGGCACCACCCTCACCGTGGACGGCCACGCGGTGGCCGAGCCCTACCTGCACCCCGGCGACGACTCCTGCGCCGGCCTCGACTTCGGCCCGGTCACCGTCCCGGCCGGGTACGTCTGGGTGGAGGGGGACCACCGCAGCGACTCCGCGGACTCGCGCTACCACCGCGACGGCGCGGCCGGCGGCGCGGTCCCCGTCGCGGACGTGGTCGGCCCGGTCCGGGCCGTGGTCTGGCCGCTGTTCTGA
- a CDS encoding chorismate mutase, with product MTDQPTTPAATEGIGQSVRAELTALRQSIDNIDAAVVHMLAERFKATQKVGELKAEHRLPPADPAREREQIKRLRELAAGAHLDPVFAEKFLNFIIAEVIRHHEAIAEDAAGDSTGGSAGDVNAG from the coding sequence ATGACGGACCAGCCCACGACCCCCGCCGCCACCGAGGGGATCGGCCAGTCCGTACGGGCCGAGCTGACCGCCCTGCGGCAGTCGATCGACAACATCGACGCCGCCGTCGTCCACATGCTCGCCGAGCGCTTCAAGGCCACCCAGAAGGTCGGGGAGCTCAAGGCCGAGCACCGGCTGCCGCCCGCCGACCCGGCCCGCGAGCGCGAGCAGATCAAGCGGCTGCGGGAGCTGGCCGCGGGCGCGCACCTCGACCCGGTCTTCGCGGAGAAATTCCTCAACTTCATCATCGCCGAGGTGATCAGGCACCACGAGGCGATCGCCGAGGACGCGGCAGGGGACTCGACCGGCGGCTCGGCCGGGGACGTCAACGCCGGTTAA
- a CDS encoding OsmC family protein yields MATTRTAHTEWQGNLLEGKGEVTLDSSGIGTYPVSWPARSEEPNGKTSPEELIAAAHSACYSMALSHALAGAGNPPTALHTKADVTFQPGTGITGVHLTVVGEVPGLDEAGFVKLAEDAKANCPVSKALTGTTITLTASLG; encoded by the coding sequence GTGGCAACCACCCGTACCGCGCACACGGAGTGGCAGGGCAACCTGCTCGAAGGCAAGGGCGAGGTGACCCTCGACTCCTCCGGCATCGGCACCTACCCGGTGTCCTGGCCGGCCCGTTCCGAGGAGCCGAACGGGAAGACCAGCCCCGAGGAGCTCATCGCCGCCGCGCACTCCGCCTGCTACTCGATGGCGCTCTCGCACGCCCTGGCCGGCGCCGGCAACCCGCCCACCGCGCTGCACACCAAGGCGGACGTGACGTTCCAGCCGGGCACCGGCATCACCGGCGTCCACCTGACGGTGGTCGGCGAGGTCCCCGGCCTGGACGAGGCGGGCTTCGTGAAGCTGGCCGAGGACGCCAAGGCCAACTGCCCGGTCAGCAAGGCGCTGACCGGCACCACGATCACGCTCACCGCCAGCCTGGGCTGA
- a CDS encoding putative bifunctional diguanylate cyclase/phosphodiesterase: MRHDPLRHLHGTHRAGPLTAEAVQAPCATCGTLIGGDTEHLLAALRASESRFRAAFLDAGIGMALIDTDDLFLEINPAFAAMLGREVPDLVSQHIHTVIDPEETPRRLYRELVRGERDRVVVEKRLKHRAGHEVWSRVTISLIRDDAGQPQYTLAMFEDVSEQRKLGDRLAYQALHDPLTRLPNRTLFFERLQAVFDAPETGAPRRVGLCYVDLDGFAAINETLGHQIGDQLLVAVADRLERGFARTEGQSVARLGGDEFALLVTDSRGGEQLTALAGALIEALERPFEVAGHRLVVTASIGVVERPVRGSTPTDLLRDADSTLYWSKADGRARWTLYDQDRGADQLTRHLLATALRPALERGEFTVEYQPLVGLSDGAVRGAEALVRWVHPRYGTLSPDRFIPLAEESGAIVPLGRWVLEESCRQARRWLAEFPDTETFVSVNLAARQIWDSDIVGDVARVLELTGLPARLLQLEITESAVLGPGGRPSQALQELADMGVRIAIDDFGTGYSNLAYLSRLPVHVLKLDGTFIEAFREGAKPPPGHRADADEQIVGAMVQLAHALGLTVTAEGIENAAQAERLRLTGCDTAQGWYFARPGEAELVAAILRENRPRP, from the coding sequence GTGCGGCACGATCCCCTGCGCCACCTCCACGGCACGCACCGTGCCGGCCCGCTCACCGCAGAGGCCGTGCAGGCCCCGTGCGCGACCTGCGGCACGCTGATCGGCGGCGACACCGAGCACCTGCTGGCCGCGCTGCGGGCGAGCGAATCCCGGTTCCGGGCGGCGTTCCTGGACGCCGGGATCGGCATGGCGCTGATCGACACCGACGACCTGTTCCTGGAGATCAACCCGGCGTTCGCGGCGATGCTCGGCCGCGAGGTGCCGGACCTGGTGTCCCAGCACATCCACACCGTCATCGACCCGGAGGAGACGCCCCGCCGGCTCTACCGGGAGCTGGTCCGCGGCGAGCGGGACCGGGTGGTGGTGGAGAAGCGGCTCAAGCACCGGGCGGGCCACGAGGTGTGGTCCCGCGTCACCATCTCGCTGATCCGCGACGACGCCGGGCAGCCGCAGTACACCCTGGCGATGTTCGAGGACGTCAGCGAGCAGCGCAAGCTCGGCGACCGGCTGGCCTACCAGGCGCTGCACGACCCGCTGACCCGGCTACCGAACCGGACGCTCTTCTTCGAGCGGCTGCAGGCGGTCTTCGACGCGCCGGAGACCGGCGCCCCCCGCCGGGTCGGCCTGTGCTACGTGGACCTGGACGGCTTCGCGGCGATCAACGAGACGCTCGGCCACCAGATCGGCGACCAGCTGCTGGTCGCCGTCGCGGACCGGCTGGAGCGCGGATTCGCCCGCACCGAGGGCCAGTCGGTGGCCCGGCTCGGCGGCGACGAGTTCGCGCTGCTGGTGACGGACAGCCGGGGCGGCGAGCAACTCACGGCTCTCGCGGGGGCGTTGATCGAGGCGCTGGAGCGGCCCTTCGAGGTGGCCGGGCACCGGCTGGTGGTCACCGCGTCGATCGGCGTGGTGGAGCGCCCGGTGCGCGGCTCCACCCCCACCGACCTGCTGCGGGACGCCGACTCCACGCTGTACTGGTCCAAAGCGGACGGCCGGGCCCGCTGGACGCTCTACGACCAGGACCGCGGCGCCGACCAGCTGACCCGCCACCTGCTCGCCACCGCGCTCCGCCCGGCGCTGGAGCGCGGCGAGTTCACCGTCGAGTACCAACCGCTGGTCGGCCTCTCGGACGGCGCGGTGCGCGGCGCCGAGGCCCTGGTCCGGTGGGTTCACCCCCGGTACGGGACGCTCTCGCCGGACCGCTTCATCCCGCTCGCCGAGGAGTCCGGGGCGATCGTGCCGCTGGGCCGGTGGGTGCTGGAGGAGTCCTGCCGTCAGGCCCGGCGCTGGCTGGCCGAGTTCCCCGACACCGAGACCTTCGTCAGCGTCAACCTGGCGGCCCGCCAGATCTGGGACTCCGACATCGTCGGCGACGTCGCCCGGGTGCTGGAGCTCACCGGCCTGCCCGCCCGGCTGCTCCAGCTGGAGATCACCGAGAGCGCCGTGCTCGGCCCCGGCGGCCGCCCCTCGCAGGCCCTGCAGGAGCTCGCCGACATGGGCGTGCGGATCGCCATCGACGACTTCGGCACCGGCTACTCCAACCTCGCCTACCTCTCCCGGCTGCCGGTCCACGTGCTCAAGCTGGACGGCACCTTCATCGAGGCGTTCCGCGAAGGCGCCAAGCCGCCGCCGGGCCACCGCGCCGACGCCGACGAGCAGATCGTCGGCGCGATGGTCCAGCTGGCGCACGCCCTCGGGCTGACCGTCACCGCCGAGGGCATCGAGAACGCCGCCCAGGCCGAACGGCTCCGGCTGACCGGCTGCGACACCGCGCAGGGCTGGTACTTCGCCCGCCCCGGCGAGGCCGAGCTGGTCGCCGCCATACTGCGCGAGAACCGCCCGCGCCCCTGA